A genomic window from Dehalococcoidia bacterium includes:
- the radA gene encoding DNA repair protein RadA has translation MSSKARRPLFVCGECGHYAPKWLGRCPQCGAWNTFLEAVEMPRPGWEAVPKEVTSLWGEEEPRLRVGLGEMDRVLGGGLVPGSLVLIGGDPGVGKSTLILQAAGRVAADGRGPVLYVSAEESAQQVGMRARRLAIGGHGLYVLAETNLEAVLAQADALRPSLMVVDSIQTVYSEAVPQTPGSVVQVRQCTLQLMRWAKGRGVPVIIVGHVTKEGDIAGPKMLEHMVDVVLYLEGEKYSSYRLLRGVKNRFGSAAEVGVFEMTEEGLLEVENPSALFLSGRGSEAVGSVVMATMEGSRPLLVEVQALTSPSFSQVPRRIANGVDLGRLLVVTAVLSRRLGLPLGNQDVIVSAVGGLRVAEPAADLAIALAIISSHRGHPLPQDMVVMGEVGLSGELRYVPHLERRLAEARRLGFQRALVPRAALRRPSEPGTEVLAASTIREALALAWPRG, from the coding sequence GTGAGTTCCAAGGCCCGCCGTCCCCTCTTCGTCTGCGGCGAGTGCGGGCATTATGCCCCCAAGTGGCTGGGGCGTTGCCCCCAGTGCGGTGCCTGGAACACTTTCTTGGAGGCGGTGGAGATGCCCCGCCCAGGGTGGGAGGCGGTGCCCAAGGAGGTAACCTCCCTTTGGGGCGAGGAGGAGCCGCGGCTACGGGTGGGCCTTGGCGAGATGGACCGGGTGCTGGGGGGAGGCCTGGTGCCCGGGTCCCTTGTGCTCATCGGCGGCGACCCCGGGGTGGGCAAGTCCACCCTCATCCTGCAGGCGGCAGGAAGGGTGGCCGCCGACGGCCGTGGTCCCGTCCTTTATGTTTCGGCCGAGGAGTCGGCGCAGCAGGTGGGCATGCGGGCGCGACGGCTGGCGATAGGGGGCCATGGCCTCTATGTGCTGGCGGAGACCAACCTGGAGGCCGTGCTCGCCCAAGCCGACGCCCTCCGCCCCTCCCTGATGGTGGTGGACTCCATCCAGACTGTGTACAGTGAGGCAGTGCCGCAGACGCCTGGCAGCGTGGTGCAGGTGCGCCAGTGCACCCTCCAGCTCATGCGGTGGGCCAAGGGCCGGGGCGTGCCGGTGATCATCGTTGGCCACGTCACCAAGGAGGGTGACATCGCCGGCCCCAAGATGCTGGAGCACATGGTGGACGTGGTCCTCTACTTAGAGGGGGAGAAGTACAGCAGCTACCGTCTCCTGCGGGGGGTGAAGAACCGGTTCGGCTCGGCGGCCGAGGTGGGGGTCTTCGAGATGACGGAGGAGGGGCTACTGGAAGTGGAGAACCCATCGGCCCTGTTTCTATCGGGGCGGGGTTCGGAGGCCGTGGGCTCGGTGGTGATGGCTACCATGGAGGGGAGCCGGCCCCTCCTGGTGGAGGTGCAGGCCCTTACCAGCCCTTCCTTCTCCCAGGTGCCGCGGCGCATCGCCAATGGGGTGGACTTGGGGCGGCTGCTGGTGGTGACGGCCGTGCTATCGCGGCGTCTCGGCCTCCCCCTGGGCAATCAGGACGTTATAGTCTCGGCCGTGGGGGGCCTGCGGGTGGCGGAGCCGGCGGCCGACCTGGCCATAGCCCTGGCCATCATCTCTAGCCACCGCGGCCATCCCCTTCCGCAGGACATGGTGGTCATGGGGGAGGTGGGGCTCTCGGGGGAGCTGCGTTATGTACCCCATCTGGAGCGGCGCCTGGCCGAGGCCCGACGCCTGGGGTTCCAGCGTGCCCTGGTGCCCAGGGCTGCCT
- a CDS encoding ATP-dependent Clp protease ATP-binding subunit, whose translation MADRFEKFTERARRVLTLAQEEALRFNHNYIGTEHILLGLVREGEGVAAKVLANLGVDLAKVRSAVEFIIGRGDKAVTGEIGLTPRAKKVIELAVDEARRLGHQYIGTEHLLLGLVREGEGIAAGVLESLGVSLEKVRAEVTRVLSQSMPQQGGAQPRAVARTPTLDQLGVDLTALARQGKLDPVIGRDREIERAIQILSRRTKNNPVLIGEPGVGKTAIVEALAQRIVRGEVPEMLQGKRIVTLDIGALVAGTKYRGEFEERLKKVIEELKNAGNCILFIDEMHMLVGAGAAEGAVDAANILKPSLARGEIQVIGATTLDDYRKYIEKDAALERRLQPILVNEPTVEETLEILRGIKHRYEEHHGLIISDEAVKAAAELAARYVPDRFLPDKAIDLMDEAASRVRIRRSYAPPSLQEALKGLEGLRREKEQAISQQQYELAAELREREAKLQERIKALEADWRARRMEEKPVVTAEDICEVVSMWTGIPVTRIASEESQRLLKMEEALHEKIVGQDEAIRTVARAVRRARAGLKDPRRPVGVFLFLGPTGVGKTYLARALAEFMFGSEDAMLRLDMSEFMEKHNVSRLIGAPPGYVGYEDAAQLTDTVRRKPHMLILLDEIEKAHPDVFNMLLQIFDDGHLTDAKGRRVDFRNTIIIMTSNVGSDLIRKEQALGFATKREEAQSFQEQYERMKEKVLEAMKRVFRPEFINRLDAVVVFHPLTKDHIRQIVEKEVREVEKRVVLKGIKMELTEAAKEWLGEKGYDPVFGARPLRRLIETEIEDRLSEAILAERFREGDTVRIDVQNGEIVLINASQPALA comes from the coding sequence ATGGCTGACCGCTTCGAGAAGTTCACAGAACGGGCGAGGAGAGTCCTCACCCTGGCGCAAGAGGAGGCCTTGCGCTTCAACCATAACTACATCGGCACCGAGCATATCCTCCTGGGGCTGGTGCGCGAGGGTGAGGGGGTGGCGGCCAAGGTTCTGGCCAACCTGGGCGTGGACCTGGCCAAGGTGCGCTCGGCGGTAGAGTTCATCATCGGCCGGGGCGACAAGGCCGTCACCGGCGAGATCGGCCTCACCCCCAGGGCCAAGAAAGTCATCGAGCTGGCGGTGGACGAGGCGCGCCGCCTGGGCCACCAGTACATTGGCACCGAGCACCTCCTCCTGGGCCTGGTGCGGGAAGGGGAGGGGATAGCTGCCGGCGTCCTGGAGAGCCTGGGTGTGAGCCTGGAGAAGGTGCGGGCGGAGGTGACCCGCGTCCTCTCCCAGAGCATGCCCCAGCAGGGGGGAGCGCAGCCCCGGGCTGTGGCCCGCACCCCCACCCTGGACCAGCTGGGGGTGGACCTCACCGCCCTGGCCCGCCAGGGGAAACTGGACCCGGTCATCGGGCGCGACCGGGAGATCGAGCGGGCCATCCAGATCCTCTCCCGTCGCACCAAGAACAACCCCGTCCTCATTGGCGAGCCTGGAGTGGGGAAGACAGCCATCGTGGAGGCGCTGGCCCAGCGCATCGTCCGGGGCGAGGTGCCGGAGATGCTGCAGGGCAAGCGCATCGTCACCCTGGACATAGGGGCCTTGGTGGCCGGCACCAAGTACCGGGGCGAGTTTGAGGAGCGCCTCAAGAAGGTCATCGAGGAGCTGAAGAACGCCGGCAACTGCATCCTCTTCATCGACGAGATGCACATGCTGGTGGGGGCGGGCGCGGCTGAGGGGGCGGTGGATGCCGCCAACATCCTCAAGCCCTCCTTGGCGCGGGGCGAGATCCAGGTCATCGGGGCCACCACCCTGGACGACTACCGCAAGTATATCGAGAAGGATGCCGCTCTGGAGCGGCGCCTCCAGCCCATCCTGGTCAACGAGCCCACAGTGGAGGAGACGCTGGAGATCCTGCGGGGCATCAAGCACCGCTATGAGGAGCACCATGGTCTCATCATAAGCGATGAGGCGGTGAAGGCCGCTGCCGAGCTGGCCGCCCGCTACGTGCCCGACCGCTTCCTGCCCGACAAGGCCATAGACCTGATGGACGAGGCCGCCTCTCGGGTGCGTATCCGCCGCTCTTACGCACCGCCCTCCCTGCAGGAGGCCCTGAAGGGGCTGGAGGGGCTGCGTCGGGAGAAGGAGCAGGCCATAAGCCAGCAACAGTACGAGCTGGCCGCCGAGCTGCGGGAGAGGGAGGCCAAGCTACAGGAGCGTATCAAGGCCCTGGAGGCCGACTGGCGGGCCCGGCGCATGGAGGAGAAGCCGGTGGTCACCGCCGAGGACATCTGTGAGGTCGTCTCCATGTGGACGGGCATCCCCGTCACCCGCATCGCCTCCGAGGAGTCGCAGCGGCTCCTCAAGATGGAGGAGGCCCTCCATGAGAAGATCGTGGGCCAAGACGAGGCCATACGCACGGTGGCGCGGGCTGTGCGGCGGGCCAGGGCCGGCCTCAAGGACCCCAGGCGGCCGGTGGGCGTCTTCCTGTTCCTGGGGCCCACAGGGGTAGGCAAGACCTACCTGGCGCGGGCCCTGGCCGAGTTCATGTTCGGCTCCGAGGACGCCATGCTCCGCCTGGACATGAGCGAGTTCATGGAGAAGCACAACGTCTCCAGGCTCATCGGCGCGCCCCCCGGGTATGTGGGCTACGAGGACGCCGCTCAGCTCACCGACACCGTGCGGCGTAAGCCCCACATGCTCATCCTTTTGGACGAGATCGAGAAGGCCCATCCGGACGTCTTCAACATGCTGCTCCAGATCTTCGACGATGGCCACCTGACGGACGCCAAGGGAAGGCGGGTGGACTTCCGCAACACCATCATCATCATGACCTCCAACGTGGGCTCCGATCTCATCCGCAAGGAGCAGGCCCTGGGCTTCGCTACCAAGAGGGAGGAGGCCCAGAGCTTCCAGGAGCAGTATGAGCGGATGAAGGAGAAGGTGTTGGAGGCCATGAAGCGCGTCTTCAGGCCGGAGTTCATCAACCGCCTCGATGCCGTGGTGGTCTTCCACCCCCTCACCAAGGACCACATCCGCCAGATCGTGGAGAAAGAGGTGAGGGAGGTGGAGAAGCGGGTGGTTCTCAAGGGCATCAAGATGGAGCTGACGGAGGCGGCCAAGGAGTGGCTGGGGGAGAAAGGGTACGACCCTGTCTTCGGGGCGCGCCCCCTGCGTCGCCTCATCGAGACGGAGATCGAGGACCGCCTCTCGGAGGCCATCCTGGCGGAGCGGTTCCGCGAGGGTGACACGGTCCGCATCGATGTCCAGAACGGGGAGATCGTCCTTATCAACGCCTCCCAGCCTGCCCTGGCCTAA
- a CDS encoding S1 RNA-binding domain-containing protein, producing MRDKSSPPSEPRETMAQLLQAGGAYRYVRRGELVEGVVVGRTREGVLVDVGAKTEGLIPYGEMTCLGPQGAEALAPGQRITAYVLRTENAEGQAILSLDRARGEEGWRLLEERFQRNEAFQAPVVGHNRGGLILSLEGVRCFLPASQMVAAPERSARESLLPRWVGKVLTVKVLEINRKKGRVIVSEKAAQAEQRQALLQELAEGQVRMGRIINIRDFGVFVDLGGVEGLVPLSELSWGPGDPPPQVGDQVQVMVTKVDQETGRISLSLRRAQAEAWEALVAAYQEGDVVPGVVTKLTPFGAFVRVEGKVEGLIHISELSDHHLEHPGQLLHEGEVVPVKILRIERDRCRLSLSLKQARTEAEAHGWVFDQTGAVIFAPPEVRGRLGGSQPPD from the coding sequence TTGAGGGACAAAAGTAGCCCACCGTCCGAGCCCCGGGAGACCATGGCCCAGCTCCTCCAGGCCGGTGGGGCCTACCGTTACGTTCGCCGCGGCGAGCTGGTGGAGGGCGTGGTGGTGGGCCGCACGCGGGAAGGCGTCCTGGTGGATGTGGGGGCCAAGACGGAAGGGCTCATCCCCTATGGGGAGATGACCTGCCTGGGGCCGCAGGGGGCGGAGGCCCTGGCCCCCGGCCAGCGCATCACCGCCTATGTCCTTCGCACTGAGAACGCCGAGGGCCAGGCCATCCTCTCCCTAGACCGGGCCCGCGGAGAGGAGGGGTGGCGGTTGCTGGAGGAGAGGTTCCAACGCAACGAGGCGTTCCAGGCGCCAGTGGTGGGCCACAACCGTGGTGGCCTCATCCTCAGCCTGGAAGGGGTGAGGTGCTTCCTGCCCGCCTCCCAGATGGTAGCCGCCCCGGAGCGCTCGGCCCGCGAAAGCCTCCTGCCCCGTTGGGTGGGCAAGGTCCTCACCGTCAAGGTGCTAGAGATCAACCGCAAGAAGGGGCGGGTCATCGTCTCGGAGAAGGCGGCCCAGGCGGAGCAACGCCAGGCCCTGCTGCAGGAGCTGGCGGAGGGGCAGGTGCGGATGGGGCGCATCATCAACATCCGCGACTTCGGCGTCTTCGTGGACCTGGGGGGCGTGGAGGGGCTGGTACCCCTCTCGGAGCTCTCCTGGGGCCCAGGTGATCCCCCTCCCCAAGTGGGGGACCAGGTGCAGGTGATGGTCACCAAGGTAGACCAGGAGACGGGGCGCATAAGCCTCTCCCTGCGCCGGGCCCAGGCCGAGGCCTGGGAGGCCCTGGTGGCCGCCTACCAGGAGGGGGACGTGGTGCCCGGGGTGGTCACCAAGCTCACCCCCTTCGGCGCCTTCGTGCGGGTGGAGGGGAAGGTGGAGGGGCTCATTCACATATCGGAGCTGAGCGATCACCACCTGGAGCACCCTGGGCAGCTACTCCATGAGGGGGAGGTGGTGCCGGTGAAGATCCTACGCATCGAGCGTGACCGATGCCGCCTCAGCCTCTCCCTTAAACAGGCGCGCACGGAGGCGGAGGCCCATGGATGGGTCTTCGACCAGACAGGGGCGGTCATCTTCGCCCCTCCGGAGGTGCGGGGCCGCCTGGGCGGTTCCCAGCCCCCCGACTAG